A single window of Nicotiana tomentosiformis chromosome 1, ASM39032v3, whole genome shotgun sequence DNA harbors:
- the LOC104121411 gene encoding SH3 domain-containing protein 2: MEAIRKQATRLREQVARQQQAVLKQFGAGGYGSDLVTDEAELQQHHKLEKLYISTRAAKHFQRDIVRGVEGYIVTGSKQVEIGTKLSEDSRKYGAENTCTSGTTLSKAALGFSRARAQMEKERGNLLKALGTQVAEPLRAMVMGAPLEDARHLAQRYDRMRQEAEAQAVEVSRRQAKLREGTGHPDMAYKLEAAEVKLQDLKSNMNTLGKEASAAMAAVEAQQQRLTLQRLIAMVESERSYHQRILQILDQLEAEMLSERQRIEAAPAPSVDTTPPPPSYEEVNGVSTSPVQNGSTDSMGYFLGEVVYPYQAESDVELNLSVGEYVVIRKVSNNGWAEGECKGRAGWFPFGYIERRERVLASKVAEVF; encoded by the exons ATGGAAGCAATCAGAAAGCAAGCCACGAGGCTCAGAGAACAGGTCGCTCGCCAACAGCAA GCTGTCCTCAAGCAGTTTGGGGCAGGAGGATATGGTTCAGATCTTGTGACGGATGAAGCTGAACTCCAGCAGCATCATAAGCTTGAAAAGCTTTACATATCCACTCGTGCTGCTAAG CATTTTCAAAGGGATATTGTTCGTGGTGTTGAAGGTTATATTGTTACTGGGTCTAAacaagttgaaatag GAACTAAACTGTCAGAAGATAGCAGGAAATATGGTGCTGAAAATACATGTACAAGTGGTACTACATTGTCAAAAGCAGCATTAGGTTTTTCACGCGCTCGTGCTCAGATGGAGAAGGAGCGAGGAAATCTGTTGAAAGCCCTTGGAACGCAG GTTGCAGAACCATTAAGGGCCATGGTGATGGGAGCTCCATTGGAAGATGCTAGACATCTAGCTCAAAGATACGATAGAATGCGACAAGAGGCAGAGGCACAG GCTGTTGAAGTATCCAGACGACAAGCTAAATTGAGAGAAGGAACAGGTCATCCTGACATGGCATATAAACTGGAAGCAGCCGAAGTAAAGCTACAAGACTTGAAGTCAAATATGAATACGTTGGGAAAAGAAGCTTCAGCAGCTATGGCTGCTGTTGAAGCTCAGCAGCAAAGACTGACACTCCAACGATTGATTGCCATG GTTGAATCAGAACGGTCATACCATCAGAGAATCCTTCAGATTCTTGATCAACTAGAAGCTGAG ATGTTATCAGAGCGCCAGCGTATTGAAGCAGCTCCGGCTCCTAGTGTGGATACTACGCCTCCACCTCCTTCGTATGAAGAAGTAAATGGTGTCTCTACTTCACCCGTACAAAATGGATCAACTGATAGTATGGGTTACTTTCTCGGAGAA GTCGTGTACCCATATCAAGCTGAATCTGATGTGGAgcttaatttatctgttggcgaATATGTTGTTATTCGCAAG GTTTCTAACAATGGTTGGGCTGAAGGTGAATGCAAAGGCAGAGCAGGATGGTTTCCTTTTGGTTACATTGAAAGAAGGGAACGTGTCCTTGCTAGTAAAGTGGCCGAGGTTTTCTGA
- the LOC104121410 gene encoding squalene synthase, producing the protein MGSLRAILKNPDDLYPLVKLKLAARHAEKQIPPSPHWGFCYSMLHKVSRSFALVIQQLPVELRDAVCIFYLVLRALDTVEDDTSIPTDVKVPILISFHQHVYDREWHFSCGTKEYRVLMDQFHHVSTAFLELGKHYQQAIEDITMRMGAGMAKFICKEVETTDDYDEYCHYVAGLVGLGLSKLFHTSGKEDLASDSISNSMGLFLQKTNIIRDYLEDINEVPKCRMFWPREIWSKYVNKLEELKYEDNSAKAVQCLNDMVTNALSHVEDCLTYMSALRDPSIFRFCAIPQVMAIGTLAMCYDNIEVFRGVVKMRRGLTAKVIDRTRTMADVYGAFFDFSCMLKSKVNNNDPNATKTLKRLDVILKTCRDSGTLNKRKSYIIRSEPNYSPVLIVVIFIILAIILAQLSGNRS; encoded by the exons ATGGGGAGTTTGAGGGCGATTTTGAAGAATCCAGATGATTTGTATCCATTGGTAAAGCTGAAGCTAGCGGCTCGACACGCGGAGAAGCAGATCCCGCCGTCTCCACATTGGGGCTTCTGTTACTCAATGCTTCATAAGGTTTCTCGTAGCTTTGCCCTCGTCATTCAACAACTTCCCGTCGAGCTTCGTGACGCC GTGTGCATTTTCTATTTGGTTCTTCGAGCACTTGACACTGTTG AGGATGATACCAGCATTCCCACCGATGTTAAAGTACCTATTCTGATCTCTTTTCATCAGCATGTTTATGATCGCGAATGGCATTTTTCAT GTGGTACAAAGGAGTACAGGGTTCTCATGGACCAGTTCCATCATGTTTCAACTGCTTTTCTGGAGCTTGGGAAACA TTATCAGCAGGCAATTGAGGATATTACCATGAGGATGGGTGCAGGAATGGCAAAATTCATTTGCAAGGAG GTGGAGACAACCGATGATTATGATGAATATTGTCACTATGTAGCTGGGCTTGTTGGGCTAGGATTGTCAAAACTGTTCCATACCTCTGGGAAAGAAGATCTGGCTTCAGATTCTATCTCTAACTCCATGGGTTTATTTCTTCAG AAAACAAACATCATTAGAGATTATTTGGAAGACATAAATGAAGTACCCAAGTGCCGTATGTTCTGGCCCCGTGAGATATGGAGTAAATATGTTAATAAGCTTGAG GAATTAAAGTACGAGGATAACTCGGCGAAGGCAGTGCAATGTCTCAATGACATGGTCACTAATGCTTTATCACATGTAGAAGATTGTTTGACTTACATGTCTGCTTTGCGTGATCCTTCCATCTTTCGATTCTGTGCTATTCCACAG GTCATGGCAATTGGGACATTAGCTATGTGCTACGACAACATTGAAGTCTTCAGAGGAGTGGTAAAAATGAGACGTG GTCTGACTGCTAAGGTCATTGACCGGACCAGGACTATGGCAGATGTATATGGTGCTTTTTTTGACTTTTCTTGTATGCTGAAATCCAAG GTTAATAATAATGATCCAAATGCAACAAAAACTCTGAAGAGGCTTGACGTGATCCTGAAAACTTGCAGAGATTCGGGAACCTTGAACAAAAG GAAATCATACATAATCAGGAGCGAGCCTAATTACAGTCCAGTTCTG ATTGTCGTCATTTTCATCATACTGGCTATTATTCTTGCACAGCTATCTGGAAACCGATCTTAG